The Vanacampus margaritifer isolate UIUO_Vmar chromosome 16, RoL_Vmar_1.0, whole genome shotgun sequence genome includes the window ATGGAGTGGGAGAGAGCACGGCCATATGGCAGAGATCAGGCAGACTTTCTACCTCACATGGCACAGCGTCAGCTACAGCAAGGGGGAGGCAGCCAAGGGCAGCGGGGGGAGAAGAGGGAGGATGCACACAAGCGTTTCCATACATCTTATAGACATCAGACATCCTGAGGTACTCCTGCATCGACAGCCAAAGATAAGCACAGGAAAACCCGAGACGGCTAGCCACTACATTAGACACGGCGACATCATCGAATGAGATCCAATAGAAGAGCtgcatcaactttttttttttttttttaactgtacattAAAAAGCATATTACTGAGATGAGTATAGACcaaattgtttataaaaaaaaaataaataaatttggggAGATTTTTTTGCTTCGATTTGCGCAGACGCAAGAATTTAGCACTACATTGTGTCAGTTAACTCCACTTCACGATAAGCAGCAAGTAgagaacaattcttcaaaaaagaagCTTCAAACTATTTACTGcaactcccagttgaagttcacTGTCAAGCTAAACAAAAGAATGAAACCTTGcgtatttaaaaacaaccacacaactttgttttacaattttaatgctaatgctaaatagcatCTATGTTGTGGTGCTATAATCGTTTAAACAACAAATTGACCACAAACAtgtacacagatttttttttcctctttgaagaaTAACTATTTATTAattctttcttcatttttttcctatattAGCGCCATACTGATGACTGAGAGGAGTTGAGATGTCTCAATAAATAGCATCTGACTGACTTATACTGCCGAGCGATGGCCATTCAACTGATACTGTGCGAGAAAAATactgtttatattttaattgtatttaattgtgtAATTTCTGTATAATTTAATAAAGTAGTATATTTTGGAATtctattttaacaaataaaaacacacattttaacaacttttgctgttttttttttttttgggtggcagAACAGCtaaattttatttctatttatttaaaaaaaaaaaaaaaagatacagctaaatttaatttctatttcttTAAAAGAATTATTGTTTTATCCAAAACTTCACAATggataatatttatattattaaaagTAGGGACAGTTGAGTACGGATACCAGGTAGGTATCATATTGGgctgataccaggccttatttttAGGTATCAGAACTTGCAACAGTGGCTAATACCAGCACTGGCCACCCTCTTGTTTctgttttacgatcagaaaATAGAaggatagaaaattgccattaatttcatgcagttttGATGGAAAATGCATTCTTGGGATACATAtaaaaattttcttttttcttttgtcattgtttttgggtgGGTGAAATTTTATGtaacaaaagtactagtggtatcaataCATGgaaagagttgagtactcttactggtattggtctgtaaaaaaaaaaaaaaaaaaaaagtggtatcaaacatccaaAACAGTAAATGTGAGAAtgtcaaaaacatttaaaaaaaaaaaaaaaatccacattatATAGACAGCTCTTGCATCGAACCTCATTTCAATGCTGTAGCCGGTGTGGTAGCTAAGACATGCCAACAATCAGAACGCAAACACttctacatttaaaatgaacatgcTTGGAAGTTCATTTCATATTAGGTTaattcttttacttttttttcctgtttgctTTTACCTCCTGTAGCCTAACAGGGTAGACTTCAGGGGAAGGGCCGTGTAAGGTAGAAGGAGGACAAGGGCTATGAGAGGGGTCGTTCTCATAAACAAGCTCGGGTTCGTTGATATGGAGCTGTTCGAAAAAGGTTATcgaattaaaacaataaacattaaagagtgagcgtgtgtgtgtgtgtgtgtgtgtgtgtgtgtagccctCCTTCACAAACACTTTCTTTTGCTCCAACTCACCTCTTTCATTTTGCTGTTGCTCTTTGGGAAGTTCCTACCGCCAGCCATGCTGTGGTACCGGTTCTCCAGGGCGCTTAACCTGTCCTGCTCCTACGTAGGAGAACATTATAGAGTACATATTGTGCAATGCACTTCTCACTTGTGGTGTCAAAATCCGCTCCCCGAGgacctgagtcctgcatgttttagagcaggggttgcctgttttccatgtttcacgaatcaggtgtgttagtggagagaaccgtggaaaacaggttggataggggctctcgaggatcgAAGTTGAGCACCcctgttttagaggtttcccacgttcaacacagctgttTCATAtataagctcatcagcaagttccGCAGGAGCCTGATCATTATCCTGATCattaaatcaggtgtgttggagtagagaaacctcaaaaacatgcaggattcaGGCCCTCGGGGACCGAATCTTGACACATGTGCTCTATTGGAACCTTGTGTAACAGCTGTAGAGTGGCCGCCCTTTCTTTCGCCATCCTGTCACAGTCGTGAGTAGCTTGTGAGCCCAGTTGCTTCACCTGAGCGTCCAGAGTAGCCATTTTCTCCTGAATAGAGATTCCTTGTTTATTGCGAATTAAATTGGTAGGTAATTACTAAAGAATACtcaggggtgtcaggtgattacaatttttcagcgtaattaattacattacttcaatagttaactcacgattaatctcaaattttatgtgttctaaatgttcactaaaatatttgtttctaatggtcatactcttgttataaaaatgggggggaatttattaataaaaatatggctgaatATTTtagtcataataattcataaaacgttaaaattaaaaagatatactgtactgtaaaaaaaacgagtgtgatattgatttgcgttgaggtcatttttctgccactagatggcataattgcatttgtaaaacattggtgacagctcagtgcattatTAAGAGCTATCGAACCTTAAAcctgaagtaacttgtgaaattgtgaaACAAcgtgaccccagtctccacaaatatatgcattattattacatttgtttctGCTAAATCCCCCCAGTACTGTACAGGCTTTCTAAGTAAGGGGCGGCCATTAgtcgtgtgttaaaaaaaatatagtggcattaaaggaactttaaattaactcaaaatgaatgcactaattttgacacccctagcaaaaaaacaaagcaaaacaaaaatgactgcttcaaatgtgtgtttttctccCACTTCTCACCTTCCTCTTGGCCACACTACAGTGATACTCGGTTTGCTCCTGAAGAAACTGCGAGCACTGGGTCTCCTTTCGCTCCTCCAGACTGCTTTCCTCCTCCAGCTGGCAAAACTCGAGTTCCTCAAATTGCTTTGTGCCAACTTCCAGAGCTTCCGCTTTCTATCCATCCACAGACACAAGGTTGAATCAGATATTTAGATAAGAATCATCAGCAACCAAGAAGCATCATTCATTCGTTAATCCCTgtctttgtgatttttttttcttttttaaaatacacttaTGTGATGAAACTGAGCAGATCAGGTCAGGTGGCAagaatttacatattttaaataccTAAACATTACATGCAATAACATCTGGTAGtgtctgaaaatattaaatgaggTGATTGTTGTAGTATAATGCATGCAAAGTTTTAGAGCAATTGTGTTAATACGATTAATGATTACGGACAGATTTTCGTTTTTCATTCTGATAGAGGGAACCAGCAGTAGCAAAAGCTAAGTAGCGATAGCCTGCAGCATCATACTTACAAAAGGCATTGACTAGTAAGATATTTAAAGAATGATAGGCaggacaaaagaagaaatcagagcacatttattattattattattattaatatgagATCATCTATGTCATACAGAATGTACGTCTGCATAAGGCTCTTTCTTTGGTGTTCAGTATATGGTAACTCACTGTTGCCAGCCAGTGGGCTGCGTGAGAACACTGACCCTGCTGAGCTGCTCCTGTAACTGTTCCCTTAGAGACAAGGGGCAATTATCAAATTGCCTCTTCAGCTCATTGTACTCATTCCTCTGCTTTTCCAGGACCTTCCGCTCAGCCGACACATTAGCCCTCCCCTAAAAACacatggaaacacacacacacacacacacacacacacatacatacaaaattgTGTACAGACTAGGCATGGGCATGATCAATCTGTTTATCAGTTGTTGTATTTTTCCGTTTCGATAGAGAAGCAAGCTAGCCAAAAGGAATTCAATACTTGGGAGCAACCAGCAGAGGGCACAAGCAATTAAGGGCCCTTCTAGTTTGCTGCATAAACGGGTTGTCGAACAAATTGAAACAGGAAATTACAATGTACTACAAATACAAGATAAATACACCCATAAACTGAAATAccaatgttgaaaaaataagCAAACGTCCACTAGCGGACGTTTTTAATTTGAAGTATATTGCACATATCACAATACATTATTGTGCAAATTAGTGACCAGTAGCTtgtgaccactttttttttttttttgctgctgccaTTTatgttttcaattcaattcaatttagaaAAGGATGCTCCCAGTTACAAAAGTGAGGTAAAACTAAAGGTATCATATTTTGGCCTATTATAGCTGATtgttacttttttgtgtgtgtgtttttcttaatGCTTCTATATTTCTCAATAAAATAGTTTGTCATGGACCTGGTGCCACATATGCATAATATGATACTGTAAAGACTACAGTATATGAAAGAGACTACGCCCTGTAgactacttatttttttaaaaaagttgatTGTACTAGTCTGTTACTGAATCCAAAATCTTGTAATGGCTCAAGGATTTATGTACAAATGCCCATCCCTAGTCCATACACATGAATCTgaaaagacaattaaaaaaaaaaaaagacacctcaAATTCATGCAGTCAAGCATTGCTGGCCAAGGCAGTTTAAGTAAGTAGAATAAAGCGCGTGGTCATGTTGTTAGAAGTTGAAATTATTCAGTAACGTTATTCACCGGATgggaaataaacattaaaagcaCACAAAGGTCTGCATCAGCAGTTAAGTGTTAATCAAATCCAGTTAGGCGTGTAAGAAAAATGTGTGAGGCATATTCCAAATATAGGATCAGCTTTGCTTTGTTATGAATCACACAACAATCAGCTGAAATCCGAGAAGGTGGCGCTCTGGTAGGTTTCCGGCCCATGCGGTATCAAACATCCACATGCGAAGACTTTTGTCGTCGTGTACACGTCACAGTGTTGCGCAAACCTTGTCCTTCTCCCTCTGAGTGGCTTTGTTCAGCTGGCTCAGTTTGAGCTGCAGCTGCGAAATCAGCTCCCGTTCGGCCTCCACCTGCTCCTGCTCCGCTTGCCTCTCGGCCTGCAGCAGAGCCTGCTCCATCTCCACCTGCGGGGGCCCCGCGCATGACGAGTCACAGTGTGCGTGCATGAGGACTAACTTTGACGCCGAATAAAGACATGGCAGGTGAGCTCGACCTCTTGTTTGGTCTCTTTCAGCTGCTGCTCCAGCTCGCTGACTCTCTGCCTCAGATCATCCACCCTGGCTAACATCTTGCTCCTCTCCTCTTCCAGGTAGATGTGCTCCTGACCGGCTGCCACCTCCTCACACTAAAGTCATAATGGTATTAAAAGCGGTGAGAAATCACATTTTCCCTCAATGTTCTgttcagtaaacatttttgaagtgAAATAAGTTCATCACCTCTTGATGTGTGCTCTCAGTGCTGCTCGACTCCTCAGCCTGCGCCTCCTCATCGTTCTCCTTCCCCCTCTCGCCCCCCGCACCCCTTCCTCCCCTTAGTAGCCCGCTCCTCACCACCTCCGCCAGGTCCACCGCGCTTTCCTCGTGGTTATACCCCGCACACAGATTCAGGATGGTCTCCAGCCTCTGCCGCTCCTGTGAAAGAGGGCCGACACATGGGAGAGGGATTCATACGTAGCACTTACAGTAGATCCTGTTGCGCTGGAGAGAAACGGTCCCATTTGAGCAGCTGTCGCAAAGCCGCAACGGCTAGACGGCTGTAATGTGATAGCAGGAGGCCCTAAGATGGTGTATTTTGTCTCAGGAGGGGGCAAGCAAAATGAAATCAGTTTGAATTTGTTATGACTAATATTTGTTGGATTGTTGGTTGATGAatgagaatttattttaattctaaCAAGGGTACGGTATTTTATCTAGGGATGTTCAATGCTactttttcagaccgataccagtgggagtaaaaaaaaactcttgagcAGTCACTGGTACCGATACCACGAACCGATACCACAAGtaattttgaaatataaaacttccacaaaaaacaactacagataaatgcattctattttaaatgttttaagtgtcccaaagacgatttttttatgctggagctttttaaaaatatatatatattttgtatgagcgtgagaatgtgcgtgtgtgtgtgcatgtgtgcgtgcgtgtgagtgtgtactcattaattcacctaaaacctattaaaattcccataccgttcaccaaaACCGAATACTAGAGTCGTGAgtttgtcaggagacccgaggaaggatcaaagaaaacaaaggaaagtgaaatccagtgaaaccgaccagacatcacctactaccctccgggttaccaaccagagtctttcaccaaccccagaaacatctaaattccaacaaattagggagaccttaTGCTggagctttgatgcagcctctcaactgcaaagaacggttgaagaaatggtagttattacacaaagggccagcaggtggcagcagagcaaacactaaccctcaaccagggccatgttggggaaaaaaagctcttttactcacatttctaaataaatgATGACGTTTAGCTATATTGTTTTACTAAATGACcccattttgggggaaattgtttgtatcaaaagtactagtggtattggtagtatcggtgactactcaagagtttagTAGTCATACTGCCTGGTATtggtctgagaaaaaaaagtggtattaaaCATCCCTACTAATAAATATGCaaggctgactttttttttttttttttttttatctcaagtgCCTTTTAAAGCACTTGACAGTCAGTTGACCCTCATCACTGCAAACAATTGCAAACGCCTTCATTTACCAAAATAGGAGAGCAGAATATGTAATTATCATTCCCGTTGCACACAAATTGGAGTTCAGGCAAAAACAACTGGaccagcaaaacaaacaaactacttTTAGGCAGCTGATTTTAAGTGATCTTGATTCTAGGCTGTTAAAATAACCACCAAACTGAGAGCAAAATGAACAAAGTGCTGAGGTCCTCCTGTtttactataaataaaaaagtggtaattaaaaaaaaaagaaaaaaacatcttcaaCGCCAGTGaaccaaaatgttaaataaataggTTATGAAGATAGAGACCTATTTGCATTTAATAGGTTGTCACATTTAGCCTTTATTTAAGAATTACCAATCATTTTGAAAGAGCTGAAATATTCAGACTGTGTTGCAACTTGCAAGTTAGGCAACTTCCCTGTTGTGATAATTCTAAAATTAACTTTTCTATTCTGTCACTTTCTCCCTTGCAGTGAGTGACCTTTGCTTTAATCAAGAGGTGAATTGAAACATGCATATACAGCCCAGAGGGTTTGCACACTAAGAGGAAATCCTGTCTTTGTACTCAACTTCTATATGCTCTTCATGTTTTATCTCTTAATGCTCTTGACCATACATGTCATTAAACTATTtgacaaaagacaaacatttacagtactgtatactgGACATGCAAATTTCTTTTCTAATGGTTTAGGATATTTATGGTACACTATGGTTGTGTCCTGTTACATTAGTTGGTATTGTGTGTcttgttcttaactcattcactgccattgacggctttagaggtcaaaaattcatttttaactatttaattaatttaattaatcaaaataaaaaaattgtatcgcctgacgacctaatttataataatcttttttaaaataatctttttttcaaaaacctaatttttaataatcttttctttttgtttttaaaataatcttttttcaaagaaaagattaataaaattagggcatcaggtaattaattgcatgacatcaatagttaactcatgattaatcacaaattttatatctggtctaaatgtacaatatttttttcatactcttgttaacaaaagtggaaaaaaaatattaaactaatagaaatagttaaaataaatttttgacgtcgacagccgtcaatggcagtgaatgagttaatcaattcTCAAAATGGAGCCACCAGGGTGTGTATGGTAACGCAACACAAGtgagtaaataaatgtattttcctgATGTGTTCCTGGCTGATAAATTtggtagtcattttttttaatgtgtcccAATGCAATGAAAATATTTCCTGCAAATTGTTTTCCCATATTCTGCTCCAAAGCTTCCAATAAACACAGAATGGAGAATATTActgcttaaaaaacaaacatccttTGTTTATATTGACTGACAGCATAGCAGGAATGGAAAAAATCCTGCTGAGAAGTAAATCTAAAGCATGTGTTAAGTATATATTGGTCACCATGTTAGGTACAAATGCATAGTCTTATACTGTATACCAGGgatctgcaacctgcggctctggagccacgtGTGGTACTTGAGTCTGTCTCTTGTGGCTCCCTTTGGATCTCTTAAAAATCAgtagaaaataatatatattttttacatttattttttagagaaaatataaaaaatctgaaaattaccataaaatgtcattggaattgccccaaaaaagtaaaaaagaaaacgttcaaaaattaactacaaaatgtccaaaaacaaaacaagaaatccccaaaattgccttaaaatgtccacaaaattgccaaaaatgttaaaaaaattgatcGCAGAAAAAGgcaggatttttttctctcaaaaatagctaaaaaaaatgtccaaaaaggatgacgagaggcagaaaaaaaaggcagaaaagtctaaaaatatatgaaaaacaaagtatgaaaaattgcaaaaaaataaaaatccaaaaatgtaaggtagaagaaaatgaatgtatagtatacagtacataaaatatacagtatcacGACATAACTACATGCAGTTCATAAAACAAGACTTTCCCCCcctcgtttttttatttagcttaTGCCTCACATTAATGCATGACAACTTAGTTATCTCCTTTGCATGCCCATCTTAGCCTGTAAAATGTCCAATCCAATTGCATGTTGCCGGTAACTGTTATTTGTCACCAGAGACCACGGAGTTCCTGAAATAGCTATCAGCCACCCCCCCTGGCTCCTGTGATGGCCTCAGCTGTCAAAAGCCAGCTGGGACGGGGCCTATAGTGGGCGTGGCTAGATGGATGACGGAGCGCAAGTATGTCATCTGTAGTCTATGACACTTTGGTATGGATCCTAGGTCACATATGCTGCTTTGAAAGTATAAACGCCATTTCACGTGGCTCGTAAATATAGTGTTGAGTAATACCCAGCCATGCCCACTATGCTCATAAGACTTCTAGGCGGAGGGTGTCAACCAGCGTCACCCGGGCTGCTTAGACCAAGGGTTAGCAGCCTTTACTGTcgaaagagccattttaggccaaataaataaataaacaatctgtctggagccgcaaaacatttgaacattgtgatgaacgaaacagtgtgttagtctaatgtattgagagcccaagagctaattaaagctgcaccataacagaaaaatataaagcatccaattcattttcttctGTCTTCCGttttgggatttatttatttttaattaacttttctgcctttctgtcaaattatataaaaattctAAATTATATACATATTACATATGGTAATTGTatgcctttttattattattgtaaaaaaaatgctatcaattttatgacattttgggctattttgtggacattttatcttAATTTTGGGAAACTACTttttggatatatattttttcagctttttatttttaagttaaaatcaatgttctaactttttttttgcaattttctggacattttattaatttcgggtgggggggttgttttgtttttggtacattttatagttacttcttgaacgtttcttttttttttatgatcaatTTTCTGGCCTTTTTTGCCAATTCattcaaagacattttatggtcattttctgccttttgacttttgtttttgtacattttctggttaccttttgaatgttttctcttctgcctttttttaatcaaatctctgacatttttggcaatttcatgggcATTTTATCATAAaattctgcttttcctcttcctttttggatcATTTGTGGGCACTTTTTGGACATATTTAGGCaactttcatctttctttttctgatATTTGGACactgacctttttttaatattaatttaatcatttttatgtaatcattatttaattttaataatattttatcaaaaaaatatataaataaatatgtagaaaaaatagatattaatttccactatttttttattttattttttagatccacagggcgccacaggagagggactaaagagccacatgtggctccagagccgcaggttgcagaccgaTGGCTTGGACTGACAATGCCAGTAACACTCATTCACTGCATTCACAGACAATGCAATCAACACCaagccaccaaaaaaaaacaataaaaatataatgaaatttCTGCTGTGAGTTGCCTCACTTACCAGCTTCTCCATTTGCTGCTCACGCAGCCTCTCCTCTCTCTGCCAGCGGTGGTACTCCAGCAGTTCATCCTCATTGTCGTTAACGGCAGATATGCTGTTCTTGCGCTCCCGGGAATACGCTTTCATAACATTGGAGTCCTTGCTGGATGATCCGATGTTCTCACACGAAGGCTTTCTTTGGCTGTGAGGGCTGGTGGCAGGAGATGAGAGGAGGGTGTTAGTCTGATGTCTGCTTCCAGTCTCCAGGGCGGTGCCAGGGGATGGATTCTGGCCGTACAACGCCCTCATGGCCTCAGCCTGAGAGGCGGGTGTGGGTTTGCGATGAGTCTTCGGGCTCTGCTGGATGGGTTTGGCGGTCAAACTCTGTGATCCTGGAGTCCCTCTGCGGGACATGTAAGGACTCAGAGGAGGAAGGCTGGTGGACGCGGTCGACTCGGGAGTCCAAAGCGGCTCTCGCCTAGGACTTGGGTGTCTCCTCTGGAGGGTGGAACCTCTCAGTCGAGGGCTGGATGGAGCCGCCGGTGAAGAGTTGTTACTTATGCTGCCCTGTGCGGACCCCCTGCTGGGCAGAGTGGGGCTTGACATGACCTCTGACCTGACATTCCTAAGAAGCTTTGGGCTGTCTTGTACTCGCTGTCCGTCGCTAGAGGTCACAGAGAGGGATGTCCGCGGGTGAGGCACAGGCATGTTGGATCGGGGAGGCACAAGTGGAAGATTTCCCACAGAGTTGCTGTTCTCTTCTCTCGTGTTGTTGCTTCTACTTCCATTGAGCACATTCTGAGACGGCTGAGGAAGTGACGCCTTTGCTGTTTTGGGGGACGATGGCACCTTCTGTGAGAGGCTCCCGTGGATGTCCTTTACCAAGGTGCTGATTTTTGAGCTGCCGTGGCTGGGAAAAGACTGGTGGGTCCCATTCAGGATGCTATGGGGGTCTGCAGGAGGGGGTGAGAAACACTTGCTGTTAAATAAACAACCCGGCACACTCAGACGAACAGTTGCACAAAcacaagtaaacaaacaaaggaGGAATGTGCTCTGTTGCATATGGCAGCCCGTAAAAGGAAGACTACGTATTGCACCCACATACATTGTTTCTTTGTTGGCTAAATGATAAATGTCTAGGGGCTGGCATTCTGTGGTCGGGATGTTATGCTGTTCAGTTGTGTAGTAATCCTTCTGGGATCTGGAGCTGCTAAATATAAAAGCTGCAGAATGTGCCTCACATGAAATCAGGAAAGAATGGGCCCAACACTGGGCAGGGTGTGGCGCCTTTTACGGTTCTTTATGTCCTATAAGGTCAGcgtaaaagaaataaatatcaCTGACCGCAAAAAAGTTGCAGCTACAATAGGTCATTAGTCAATGAATTAAGCGCACACAGTCTAATATAGGCCAagataaatatatgtttttgttttgaatattgcGGAATAGTTAGTTGTTTATAGTATgagcagcaaaatatttaactGCAAcctcaataataaatatattgatgAAGGAAATCCGTTttgacttaaaataaatttaaatagatATCTCTCTTACAGTGTCAATCACAACTTTACTAAAGGTAGAAAGGGAGGTTGCAATCAGATTAAATATTAGATTAAGCGTCTGGTAATTttataatgaaagaaaaatgccaTATTTTCTATGTAAATCGTGAGTTTGTAGTCCATTCTGAAACAATAATTGTATTTAACAATGGGGACACACCTCAAGTGTAAAGCAGCAATTTAAATGAACCAGATCCCAACAAATCTGGGCCGCACATAATTAGTTCTCAACAGGCTATTTTGGAATCAACTCATGGATGACGATCCAAGGTACTTCCAAATTCTAAGAAAGTCGGTGATGTTTTTGTACACAGCTATTATTAGTAAATCAatgtttttacaataatgtaAGGTTAGAcctaaaaacacagaaaaagctAATCAACCGCACATTTGTTATTGACCATCTAGATTTAAGATGGATTTCTTAccagaatgttgtgtttttgatgTGCTTAGTGCTTGGCTTCCTCCAGGCAGCATGTTTTTCATCCTCAGGGCCTCTTCTGGATGGTTGAAGCGGAAAAAAGTGGACTGACCAAAACACAGCATGCAAcctgtcaataataaaaaaaaaaatcctgggggTAACAAACATCtcaaatggatttttaatgCCACCTTAAAAACATCCTTACAATACTTGAG containing:
- the phldb1a gene encoding pleckstrin homology-like domain family B member 1 isoform X2 codes for the protein MQRRGGGQVERGRETHQVLQGTPLDLIETGKSLKVQAERPHLVSLGSGRLSTAITLLPLQEGRSTLGSGGTDISLLGPGIKAQHCYIENQAGTITLYPCGNQCAVDGFPVTKPYRLSQGCMLCFGQSTFFRFNHPEEALRMKNMLPGGSQALSTSKTQHSDPHSILNGTHQSFPSHGSSKISTLVKDIHGSLSQKVPSSPKTAKASLPQPSQNVLNGSRSNNTREENSNSVGNLPLVPPRSNMPVPHPRTSLSVTSSDGQRVQDSPKLLRNVRSEVMSSPTLPSRGSAQGSISNNSSPAAPSSPRLRGSTLQRRHPSPRREPLWTPESTASTSLPPLSPYMSRRGTPGSQSLTAKPIQQSPKTHRKPTPASQAEAMRALYGQNPSPGTALETGSRHQTNTLLSSPATSPHSQRKPSCENIGSSSKDSNVMKAYSRERKNSISAVNDNEDELLEYHRWQREERLREQQMEKLERQRLETILNLCAGYNHEESAVDLAEVVRSGLLRGGRGAGGERGKENDEEAQAEESSSTESTHQECEEVAAGQEHIYLEEERSKMLARVDDLRQRVSELEQQLKETKQEVEMEQALLQAERQAEQEQVEAERELISQLQLKLSQLNKATQREKDKGRANVSAERKVLEKQRNEYNELKRQFDNCPLSLREQLQEQLSRKAEALEVGTKQFEELEFCQLEEESSLEERKETQCSQFLQEQTEYHCSVAKRKEKMATLDAQVKQLGSQATHDCDRMAKERAATLQLLHKEQDRLSALENRYHSMAGGRNFPKSNSKMKELHINEPELVYENDPSHSPCPPSTLHGPSPEVYPVRLQEEYLRMSDVYKMYGNACVHPPSSPPAALGCLPLAVADAVPCEVESLPDLCHMAVLSPTPLMENLLLFPLPAFPAPSCVRVKDYITVGQLSHIIGVQRLDPSSSSIALFQLSSSGSAFTCHSSGPSSLLSAKSQPELSRNAMPPINLERWYQDIMAAGEPRSCPPPLPAKSFSARRHGQLLKSKSDGEVGHTASCPPVNCVTTAPQSTLSRDKTSKGLQLMLKEVSNPLDMDSRKMNKDPFPTVHHSILHHQCPPSGNQAYDTLSLESSDSLETSISTSNSACTPESASGLETQRLEEMEKMLKEAQQEKARLIEHREREAQTRRHLLEEERKRREEAERRLMDETAHRRRLVEEEVKMREKNFSQARPMTRYLPNLKEEFDLRAHVESSGHSIDTCPFVILTEKMCKGHLVKMGGKIKSWKKRWFVFDRLKRNFCYYVDKHETKLKGLIYFQAIEEVYYDHLRIATKSPNPSLTFCVKTHDRLYYMVAPSPEAMRIWMDVIVTGAEGYTQFMS
- the phldb1a gene encoding pleckstrin homology-like domain family B member 1 isoform X7 → MLCFGQSTFFRFNHPEEALRMKNMLPGGSQALSTSKTQHSDPHSILNGTHQSFPSHGSSKISTLVKDIHGSLSQKVPSSPKTAKASLPQPSQNVLNGSRSNNTREENSNSVGNLPLVPPRSNMPVPHPRTSLSVTSSDGQRVQDSPKLLRNVRSEVMSSPTLPSRGSAQGSISNNSSPAAPSSPRLRGSTLQRRHPSPRREPLWTPESTASTSLPPLSPYMSRRGTPGSQSLTAKPIQQSPKTHRKPTPASQAEAMRALYGQNPSPGTALETGSRHQTNTLLSSPATSPHSQRKPSCENIGSSSKDSNVMKAYSRERKNSISAVNDNEDELLEYHRWQREERLREQQMEKLERQRLETILNLCAGYNHEESAVDLAEVVRSGLLRGGRGAGGERGKENDEEAQAEESSSTESTHQECEEVAAGQEHIYLEEERSKMLARVDDLRQRVSELEQQLKETKQEVEMEQALLQAERQAEQEQVEAERELISQLQLKLSQLNKATQREKDKGRANVSAERKVLEKQRNEYNELKRQFDNCPLSLREQLQEQLSRKAEALEVGTKQFEELEFCQLEEESSLEERKETQCSQFLQEQTEYHCSVAKRKEKMATLDAQVKQLGSQATHDCDRMAKERAATLQLLHKEQDRLSALENRYHSMAGGRNFPKSNSKMKELHINEPELVYENDPSHSPCPPSTLHGPSPEVYPVRLQEEYLRMSDVYKMYGNACVHPPSSPPAALGCLPLAVADAVPCEVESLPDLCHMAVLSPTPLMENLLLFPLPAFPAPSCVRVKDYITVGQLSHIIGVQRLDPSSSSIALFQLSSSGSAFTCHSSGPSSLLSAKSQPELSRNAMPPINLERWYQDIMAAGEPRSCPPPLPAKSFSARRHGQLLKSKSDGEVGHTASCPPVNCVTTAPQSTLSRDKTSKGLQLMLKEVSNPLDMDSRKMNKDPFPTVHHSILHHQCPPSGNQAYDTLSLESSDSLETSISTSNSACTPESASGLETQRLEEMEKMLKEAQQEKARLIEHREREAQTRRHLLEEERKRREEAERRLMDETAHRRRLVEEEVKMREKNFSQARPMTRYLPNLKEEFDLRAHVESSGHSIDTCPFVILTEKMCKGHLVKMGGKIKSWKKRWFVFDRLKRNFCYYVDKHETKLKGLIYFQAIEEVYYDHLRIATKSPNPSLTFCVKTHDRLYYMVAPSPEAMRIWMDVIVTGAEGYTQFMS